A region from the Diadema setosum chromosome 17, eeDiaSeto1, whole genome shotgun sequence genome encodes:
- the LOC140240825 gene encoding torsin-1A-like — MPGRRHIWGLAAMNQQNTPWRTLQFRGAFYRDLGNVSGRGWLQVSISGAMAQAMNVRHLFILLLLMGGLPLQPQQGRSSGQVLEMVGVTAAVAWTWNPFCLWECCDEPWINIHNISSGLFAPSGLENALKENLFGQHIVQETVLGALHGHLSNRNPPKPLVLSFHGRTGTGKNFVSRLIAESIYKKGMQSKYVHFKIADRDYRHAAKLEEYKDSLHKEVTKSIKSCPRQLFIFDEVENMPPGLLDVIRPFLEYGAHNQGEQYNKAIYIFLSNTASRDISNVVLEHMQAGKKREDITLQQLEGIIESSSFQLAGSGFEKARLIDKYLISHFIPFLPLEASHVRQCIQTELKKEGFVPKMDAETMIEEVLQKLQFWPKDMEIFATKGCKSVVEKLNLSLYRLHTRKRTTQASAHSKGEL, encoded by the exons ATGCCGGGCAGAAGACATATTTGGGGATTGGCAGCAATGAATCAACAGAATACACCATGGAGGACTTTGCAGTTTAGGGGGGCATTCTACAGAGATCTTGGGAATGTATCTGGCAGAGGATGGCTGCAGGTCTCCATCTCAGGAGCGATGGCACAAGCGATGAATGTGCGACACCTTTTCATCCTGCTCCTTCTCATGGGTGGCTTGCCGCTGCAGCCCCAGCAGGGCCGGTCCTCGGGTCAGGTCCTGGAGATGGTAGGCGTCACGGCGGCGGTGGCATGGACGTGGAATCCGTTCTGCCTCTGGGAATGCTGCGATGAGCCCTGGATCAACATCCACAACATTTCATCAG GTCTCTTTGCACCCTCTGGCTTGGAGAACGCATTGAAAGAGAACCTATTCGGGCAGCACATAGTCCAGGAAACAGTCCTTGGGGCCCTCCATGGCCACCTGTCCAATCGAAACCCTCCCAAGCCACTGGTTCTGTCTTTCCATGGCCGCACTGGGACGGGCAAAAACTTTGTGAGCAGACTCATCGCGGAGAGCATCTACAAGAAAGGAATGCAGAGCAAATATGTGCATTTTAAGATTGCGGACAGGGATTATCGACATGCTGCTAAATTGGAGGAGTACAAG GACTCTCTTCACAAGGAGGTGACTAAGAGTATCAAATCCTGTCCGAGACAGCTGTTCATATTTGATGAGGTCGAGAACATGCCCCCAGGATTGCTGGATGTTATACGACCTTTCCTGGAGTATGGCGCACACAACCAGGGTGAACAATACAACAAGgcaatatacatatttttaag TAACACAGCATCAAGAGATATTTCCAACGTGGTATTGGAACACATGCAGGCTGGGAAGAAGAGAGAAGATATCACGTTGCAACAGTTGGAAGGTATCATCGAAAGCAGCTCCTTCCAGTTAGCAG GGAGTGGATTCGAGAAGGCGAGACTGATTGACAAGTATCTCATCAGCCACTTCATCCCCTTCCTTCCCCTGGAGGCAAGCCATGTCCGCCAGTGCATACAGACGGAGCTGAAGAAGGAGGGCTTTGTCCCCAAGATGGATGCAGAGACGATGATCGAGGAGGTCCTGCAGAAACTCCAGTTTTGGCCCAAGGatatggagatatttgccaccAAGGGCTGTAAGAGCGTTGTCGAGAAACTGAACCTTTCCCTCTATCGCTTGCACACTAGGAAAAGGACGACACAAGCTAGTGCTCACTCAAAGGGAGAACTATGA
- the LOC140240540 gene encoding aspartate--tRNA ligase, mitochondrial-like, whose protein sequence is MGKTSLTCRTHNCSELREANSGEKVTLCGWLQHRRFDFMFTLRDSFGATQIIIPKDEPGTKELVDVLTAVHLESVIQVTGHVQSRPDKLKNKDMATGDVEVVADSVEILNPSVEQLPIQLNDFKKISEAVRMQFRYIDLRSRRMQRNLRLRADVVMKMREFLWKQHGFVDVETPTLFRKTPGGAQEFLVPCRQAGKFYTLPQSPQQFKQLLMVGGIDRYFQIAHCYRDEGSRPDRQPEFTQVDIEMSFATKEGIYKLIEDLILYSWPEDMPTPVAPFPRMTYQEAMDQYGVDKPDTRFDMKIQDVTEILSGCGAAMFNSTSPSFAIKVIHCKGASAHLTRKNVDQLELEGAKKAMQCGSENGGVSVVRLGATPAAWKSPIAKYIGDDIKEQLVGRLGAESGDLLFISAGEPHVNPVLGHVRLQAANLLENNGVSLRDPSHLNFLWVEDFPLFLPKEEEEGESINPVRSSVGIESAHHPFTAPAKGEESLIYTDPLKVKGQHYDLVLNGVEIAGGSIRIHNADLQKHIIEDILQEDSGTLSHLLDALKSGCPPHGGIAIGLDRYISILCGEPSIRDVIAFPKTVEGNDPMSGAPSSVTAEELKRYHITAPPIGEVD, encoded by the exons ATGG GTAAAACCTCTCTGACATGCCGGACTCACAACTGCAGCGAGTTGAGGGAGGCAAATAGTGGGGAGAAGGTCACTCTTTGTGGATGGCTTCAGCACCGCCGCTTTGATTTCATGTTTACTCTCAGGGATTCTTTCGGAGCCACTCAGATTATCATTCCAAAAGATGAG CCAGGTACAAAGGAGCTTGTGGATGTGCTGACAGCAGTGCACCTGGAATCGGTGATTCAAGTGACCGGCCATGTTCAGTCCAGACCAGACAAACTCAAGAACAAG GATATGGCAACTGGTGATGTTGAGGTCGTGGCTGACTCAGTTGAAATTCTGAACCCAAGTGTGGAGCAGCTTCCAATCCAGCTAAATGACTTCAAGAAG ATCTCAGAAGCAGTTCGCATGCAATTCCGTTACATTGACCTGAGGAGCAGGCGGATGCAGAGAAACCTTAGACTCAGGGCGGATGTTGTCATGAAGATGAGAGAGTTTCTATGGAAACAGCACG GATTTGTGGATGTTGAAACCCCAACTCTGTTCAGAAAGACGCCAGGGGGTGCGCAGGAGTTTCTTGTACCCTGCAGGCAAGCTGGGAAATTCTACACACTGCCACAGAGTCCCCAACAG TTCAAGCAACTGTTGATGGTTGGCGGTATTGATCGCTACTTTCAAATTGCTCATTGCTATAGAGATGAGGGCAGCAGACCAGACAGACAGCCAGAGTTCACACAA GTGGATATAGAAATGTCCTTTGCCACCAAGGAGGGTATCTACAAACTCATTGAGGATTTGATTCTGTATTCCTGGCCAGAAGACATGCCCACCCCAGTTGCTCCATTTCCCAGGATGACTTACCAAGAGGCCATGGACCAG TATGGTGTGGACAAACCAGACACAAGGTTTGATATGAAG ATCCAAGATGTAACAGAGATACTCTCTGGATGTGGTGCTGCTATGTTCAATTCCACCTCGCCATCATTTGCCATCAAAGTCATCCACTGTAAAGGAGCCTCG GCTCATCTAACGAGGAAAAACGTAGACCAACTGGAGTTGGAAGGGGCAAAGAAAGCGATGCAGTGTGGGAGTGAGAATGGTGGTGTTTCAGTAGTAAGATTAGGGGCAACCCCAGCCGCTTGGAAGTCACCAATCGCCAAGTACATAGGTGATGACATCAAGGAACAGCTGGTCGGGAGGCTAGGAGCCGAGAGTGGTGACCTTCTATTTATATCTGCTGGAGAGCCACATGTA AATCCTGTCCTTGGCCATGTAAGACTTCAAGCTGCAAACCTGCTGGAAAATAATG GTGTGTCTCTTCGGGATCCATCTCACCTCAACTTTCTGTGGGTGGAGGACTTCCCACTCTTTTTAccgaaggaggaggaggagggagaaagCATCAATCCTGTCAGGTCATCCGTGGGAATAGAGTCCGCCCACCATCCCTTCACAGCTCCTGCGAAAGGAGAGGAGTCCCTCATCTACACCGACCCCTTGAAG gtcaaaggtcagcatTATGATCTTGTCCTGAATGGTGTCGAAATAGCTGGAGGGTCTATCCGGATACACAATGCTGATCTTCAGAAACATATCATTGAAGATATTCTTCAG GAGGATTCAGGGACACTGTCACATCTATTGGATGCCCTGAAGTCTGGGTGTCCACCCCATGGAGGAATAGCAATAG